A section of the Aythya fuligula isolate bAytFul2 chromosome 9, bAytFul2.pri, whole genome shotgun sequence genome encodes:
- the SFT2D3 gene encoding vesicle transport protein SFT2C — MADLGQQLRDYLARHQAPGPPAAGPQQQEEKEEEAAAGGAGGWPGWGWPWAAETEPCLPGLSRWQRLAAAGLCALLAALCFGLAALYAPLLLLRARKFALLWSLGSLCALAAAALLRGPALLRRPGRGSALYAAALCWTLYAALGLRSAPLTALGAAAQLGAAAAALLDALPGGAAGLRRLAGLGGAALRRRVLPL; from the coding sequence ATGGCGGACCTGGGCCAGCAGCTGCGGGACTACCTGGCCCGGCACCAAGCCCCcggcccgcccgccgccggcccgcagcagcaggaggagaaggaagaggaggcggcggccggcggggcgggcggctggccgggctggggctggccctgGGCGGCCGAGACGGAGCCGTGCCTGCCGGGGCTGTCGCGCTGGCAGCGGCTGGCGGCGGCCGGGCTGTGCGCGCTGCTGGCCGCCCTCTGCTTCGGGCTGGCCGCGCTGTACGCGCCGCTCCTGCTGCTCCGCGCCCGCAAGTTCGCGCTGCTCTGGTCCCTCGGCTCGCTCTGCGCgctggccgccgccgccctgctGCGCGGCCCGGCCCTGCTGCGGCGGCCCGGCCGCGGCTCGGCGCTGTACGCGGCCGCGCTGTGCTGGACGCTGTACGCGGCGCTGGGGCTGCGCAGCGCTCCCCTCACGGCGCTGGGCGCCGCCGCGCAGCTcggggccgcggccgccgcGCTCCTGGACGCGCTGCCCGGGGGCGCCGCCGGCCTGCGCCGCCTCGCAGGGCTCGGGGGCGCCGCGCTGCGCCGCAGGGTGCTGCCGCTGTGA